One genomic window of Biomphalaria glabrata chromosome 9, xgBioGlab47.1, whole genome shotgun sequence includes the following:
- the LOC106071262 gene encoding mucin-2-like isoform X1 produces the protein MDVKMKSHLTAVRKSTRTIKKTQRVLESADSSLDDLLDNPPKKPRTSSKPRRRNIDYCKDGTPFKCSLCESSYINTSAAKAKKRMEKFPIERERNGTTMLLCVKCSMAITLLDCKKPSAEEREKFEEEGKQFADSWVKLLNEPEACRLYCSLYSSSKCGCIQSYVNGTLALTRKRKNSHSISESGQSDASETVSVNTEPSEQSEPSDRMKYLVSLLKQSQAIKEKLQKKRSFTDEEVNSLNKSLDQFVLSNRVKLMNLGICERGCQRVLCYSNNFLRKKTASYSQARLQKTKLATRLANCIDLQELHKIKCCEKECCLVTANSLDKLKEWREQSQVSQNDMWKVIAEMFGSKCTGSQTGHCAKFIKMVTGCCNTTIQKVYFNILLAKGDTRKPEHGMKHHWKRQRKNSTKSCEEVLHSSSKGLAKKMKIIRISKDKQQSVTFALTESTHLKPDVTLTESTHLKPVNVTLTEPPQSVAFVETKQAVMSTVNNVQLPIEAMPTAAAPVCGQISAISSEGSPGNQLTMTSLPVAQQVSSMSCLSATATTESSSQPVDIEQTLKKAIPQLCGNLEDVNSTIKLLELVTGLVEIQRQKDSQQLPQQSLTGLVGRVQTGDSSSAALTTSGQLHIQSKVPQPVPAKSGSTMAHSTFLKKTETVTLVSSPSSRASFTDPMCTTSMSLRQIHSSAGPPVPATSLGSLITTTINSSQLEPAPVSSLDMTHLQAVTINPAPSQLLGTGNYVQILANNMSQLTSGQQRLVSGKPPPGTTSFILTGQLKPDSYENKDNSAFSSQTSLATLLTSSNPITQTIATCTETQALESNQFLNSSSHSVTSHNAQPSTSFETGFTVLKPPTSDNIVSSDSITQSMSHPPSQQFSLISSNRESNSTAVPGSSSVQHKYTSSIVCGTTSGNLSTNVLDLRDSVNYSSSIIFCDRPVLQPDKSFKPVSNVNVVHSQAKRAILFSDDTSNKDQTNMTYNTVNAPQNSNTINHKSHAVPDSNLSQSPISLTSHLVYNQELQEILAEQRLKTSSGLSLTSSLQSNMPSNIPIETPSSCGSGSSVFDALVDSPLKDSSHQVFPMAQPSTKGSLLCEMLLRTGSLPGLSVSDSHSSPLPISTTSTASESQRLLNFRTIAVSNTNSQNAVNECFIPCSSQRTTENAPTPGQLNGSQVGIPNDLVNQPSLKMNRMYKTRDPPQVGIVNPYISSTLDSVSNQSSLINTLIASGSTVVNEVDDQRRGDQSVVLSNNQARHTQQFLNHQPLRTNSVSQAEPISLQAMLEGVHATVPSVTGLFDRQSSSTVSEPKLNVTATAPPEQPVNPVSNDIPNVQSHVMNTASSNSDLSQTILIPVSAAGQHSGPLMYSAILCPSNGPIKLVPVMLASDQSMPVFAPSAQPIEEVAVMGAQSHSHQTSNLATATNINPAPRVAMQTSLPSNLSQQFLLSQGNDHQSSSSAVTLSLNNNLHLYLSQSDVLKAQVMPNTSATQMIPRTQTVQLMPHTQAVSAHSNSEQAILPSGNLASLALPWQSLGTVHESSRESKSSVTYMSGPESQLGTELTEQSTISTGLQIPKQKWSSGSASFSTLSLGSSSEEESKVFTNSTSLPETLNQIMNSSTFSLIHAPQVVMNAELTPHESQPIIHNGKWSLSKPEMGRFSEDTQDAYLTQNVQLHSLRSDVPKFSTNKGANVSESQTVLPISVQNSSSLLQNTTSVVLDSNSGNFLISGNQQRFLGLKSESTVSQTSSALPSQNCTFLLVPDQPNYPTYQIAMNPGDLLTSNGDKCFQNILSGSLQSQTFAQQTTSQSPKTLLEPSAAFLPLRTHGLETKVRSREDTIQPDFYNKSTITPPSTVSHAEVQSKESGKSSHLPLLLKRPRRTSHISESQLSLQPNVEAKSTDESRFKCTNMFSKGSTTSQQSTDSMSRAKEPNFVKSHSTSVNPVSEVASLYQQNPAIQTGQTISSNTISLPNLTNKPGDVTTIRNREIIDLTLDSPPRTPPSMHSTSVVQADTQQHQLCDTLQKPAPNVAVNNQLCDPSHGNGGMNTGTALLSHNILPQILHLSQASQDDAKEFAQELVNVQFVVIAQPNKLPVTFSTGAGTCASQGLSDKALADLISSFASQASASTSMVLQSQAQTSSSANKEMNLELTDFKSKEKEQQTLLPESSTYDLNSQLTIQPSRSVSQTEWSGGLTTAVTNSSTFKPSSSGLSLSFSTTQPISPSMKSPSVPIPCPSKPQLASVVMFTRATNTPSGAVGPPNITVMSPSRLRLEPSTILSAVVTTSQLSVTTSSLVTSTVTTPRAQVSISRSSTGEQAKQAFDSSPHSFARSLPLKISTHSEQTSNIRTADLSSVPPLAKRALPATKNMPAPKPKKNTVLELLKNKELARVASGAVTTSASLSVAVNQHTNVSSSTATNPSAVPFLFKNGPLLINQSSSQAPSLTSNSNIANITLLPANIKTALEPHQLVIRPNALHEAKIAPLGIQIISQVPIQQQTSGCSEGSVLPKLAITPQLQISAAQTANVSKPLLSSESKLKIISQPRSSLSLLAKPIVSGEKHFTLINSKQSNETSIQKSFVRSDSSGIDHNLIAGPIIPSTSVLQFQKPKLNTSFSSSDAVHSMATSNATFKLKLPSQHVNSNVKQFSERKTLLCTQQDSSPNAILLSSQPTKAQQLSEPQLCKFSFAQPVLTASNPMLSNMLFSNQATLPSPRLPDSSHHVPDGSDHYDQKSHKVNVVNAQPTIARMLRANGPLATPQPTTDMPSGTQSSKLTSNFSPFSKNMSSSTAHQHASSHNSMAGESSKSSFIQSHTKHEKDHFKNGRIDKIINDIYNRDEDGEETLHLEDNQAYFKNSNSATLQLTNMQTSMVQETANMSSNEMIGDLELRQINPNMIEKQTPSLSANASQTWKSPKKVKVRKLIPKINKKCVQFSDQLTKPSTLSSSDYSHSTLDKQSQSSSVYPKSFSSLERDLIHNSPSHHQAHQEKNPSESRLQELLSHDNQQADSASQPRPSLAGHQNVYNDKANQVRSHLVPERCSGYENYLHVFKQHSSEPTEKIAVNTASSLPLTTDVSVLSKSSMQNSSSPSSSDRDQQLPQKVYVMPQDQHQSLDQTQFVHSSFNILSDKGYFKLNNTRKAAALNASNPCLMEDNIMKNVRSFEGNATLTLQPNCWTKRSENVQFLSDPHPVQQVSSLPAEENVLAHSYQLAQQMSQGSASFSKDNNPSIETDSPEGLTKPEYAHQFKAERPAYFHRKVEHHRVPSSPSELLHLPSNIFSDSFVEGHLMEPIVAESSMVLQSISTVNKDISEKKHENKQLRKKIAKIKQKLQKSVSDSNQMASSTGDVLNEKKLPPDVHYQQKGESLKKQPPAGNVNVKQSPEYSRHLQIRGKDHVHAFQGGVPLESETLFSEDSFAGGFTLESKASHFFDRQESPELCMKDKDPLVSSSSLSRPSSQLEMELVQYDAHARQRYPSSENKSTPFRGIMESDSLLPLTERHRNPSYSQRSSDLDLFNDITYRQRNPSSSSMKSPYADFDFFSTEFGIRSRHPSTSYMTESFTAIRSRNPSGSSNRRSRPGSSSSDRDFTAIDDWVVAFNDIARTRSRNSSGESLEPTVEPMDHHTMQLYGPQGKH, from the exons CTTGCCGACTCTACTGCTCCCTTTACTCTTCCTCTAAATGTGGATGTATACAGAGTTATGTCAATGGCACGTTAGCATTAACAAGGAAACGAAAGAACAGCCATTCAATCTCTGAGAGTGGCCAAAGTGATGCG TCTGAGACTGTGTCTGTGAACACTGAGCCTTCTGAACAGTCTGAGCCTAGTGACCGAATGAAATATCTTGTGAGTCTCCTCAAACAATCTCAAGCCATTAAAGAAAAGCTGCAGAAAAAAAG GAGTTTCACTGATGAAGAGGTGAACAGTTTAAACAAGAGCCTTGACCAGTTTGTTCTGTCCAACAGAGTTAAGTTAATGAACTTGGGAATCTGTGAACGGGGCTGCCAGAGAGTGTTATGTTACTCCAACAATTTCTTGCGTAAAAAGACTGCCAGCTATAGCCAG GCAAGGCTACAAAAAACTAAACTTGCAACTCGTCTTGCCAACTGCATAGATCTCCAGGAgctacacaaaataaaatgttgcgAGAAGGAGTGTTGTTTG GTGACAGCCAACAGTCTTGACAAATTGAAAGAATGGAGAGAGCAATCTCAGGTCAGCCAGAACGACATGTGGAAAGTTATTGCTGAAATGTTTGGCTCTAAAT GTACTGGGTCCCAAACTGGTCACTGCGCCAAGTTTATCAAGATGGTGACCGGCTGCTGCAACACTACCATACAGAAAGTCTACTTCAACATCCTGCTAGCTAAAGGGGACACCAGGAAACCAGAGCATGGAATGAAGCATCATtggaagaggcagagaaaaaatagtACTAAGAGCTGTGAAG AGGTTCTTCATAGCTCTTCAAAGGGACTTgctaagaaaatgaaaataattagaaTCAGTAAGGACAAACAGCAGTCTGTGACCTTCGCATTGACAGAGTCTACACACCTCAAACCTGATGTGACATTGACAGAGTCTACACACCTCAAACCTGTGAATGTGACATTGACTGAGCCTCCACAATCAGTAGCATTTGTAGAAACTAAACAGGCAGTAATGTCTACTGTTAATAATGTGCAGCTTCCAATAGAAGCTATGCCCACTGCAGCTGCTCCAGTCTGTGGTCAGATTTCTGCTATAAGTTCTGAAGGGAGTCCAGGAAATCAA CTCACTATGACAAGTCTACCAGTTGCTCAACAAGTCAGCTCCATGAGCTGTCTCTCTGCCACAGCAACAACAGAGAGCTCCAGCCAGCCAGTAGACATAGAACAAACATTGAAGAAAGCAATACCCCAGCTGTGTGGCAATCTTGAAGATGTCAAT TCAACTATAAAACTGTTGGAGCTTGTCACTGGACTTGTAGAAatacagagacagaaagatagtCAACAATTACCTCAGCAGTCTTTGACTGGTCTGGTCGGTAGAGTGCAGACAGGAGACAGTAGCTCAGCTGCATTGACCACTTCTGGCCAACTTCACATACAGAGTAAAGTTCCTCAACCAGTTCCAGCCAAATCTGGTTCTACCATGGCCCACAGTactttccttaaaaaaactgAAACTGTGACTCTGGTCAGTTCACCATCATCCAGGGCGTCATTCACAGATCCGATGTGTACAACCTCTATGTCCTTAAGACAAATACACTCTTCTGCAGGTCCACCGGTACCAGCAACATCACTAGGATCACTTATCACAACCACCATAAATTCATCTCAATTAGAACCAGCTCCAGTTTCCAGCCTAGACATGACTCATCTTCAAGCTGTCACTATAAATCCAGCTCCCTCACAGCTACTGGGCACTGGAAATTATGTCCAGATATTAGCCAACAACATGTCTCAACTGACCAGTGGTCAACAAAGACTGGTCAGTGGCAAGCCTCCGCCAGGCACCACCTCATTTATTTTAACAGGCCAGCTTAAACCTGACAGCTATGAAAACAAGGATAACTCTGCTTTTAGTTCCCAAACAAGTCTCGCAACTCTGTTGACCTCCTCTAATCCAATAACTCAGACCATAGCAACATGCACTGAGACACAGGCTCTGGAGTCCAATCAATTTTTGAACAGTTCGTCCCATTCTGTCACTAGTCACAATGCCCAGCCATCTACAAGTTTTGAAACTGGTTTTACTGTACTCAAGCCACCAACATCAGACAATATAGTTAGCTCTGACTCAATAACTCAGTCAATGTCTCATCCACCTTCACAGCAGTTCAGTCTGATTAGTTCCAATAGAGAGTCCAACAGTACAGCTGTGCCAGGCAGCTCCAGTGTCCAACATAAATATACTTCTAGCATTGTATGTGGGACAACATCTGGAAACCTCTCTACCAATGTGTTAGACCTGAGAGATAGTGTTAATTATAGTTCTTCAATTATCTTCTGTGATAGGCCTGTGCTACAACCTGACAAATCATTTAAACCAGTTTCAAATGTGAATGTAGTACACTCACAGGCCAAAAGAGCCATTCTATTCAGTGATGATACTAGTAACAAGGATCAGACAAATATGACTTATAACACAGTTAATGCTCCACAGAATAGCAACACTATAAACCATAAATCTCATGCTGTACCAGATTCCAACCTTTCTCAATCCCCTATTTCTTTGACCTCTCACTTGGTTTATAATCAAGAGCTACAAGAAATTTTAGCCGAGCAAAGGCTAAAAACTAGCAGCGGCTTAAGTTTGACATCATCGCTACAAAGCAACATGCCATCCAACATTCCCATAGAGACACCTTCTTCCTGTGGTTCAGGTTCCTCTGTGTTTGATGCCTTGGTAGATTCCCCTTTGAAAGATAGTAGCCACCAAGTGTTTCCTATGGCTCAACCTTCTACTAAAGGCTCTCTACTGTGTGAGATGCTTCTTAGAACGGGGTCATTGCCTGGCTTGAGTGTATCTGATAGTCACAGTTCTCCTCTTCCCATTTCAACTACATCAACTGCTTCAGAATCTCAAAGACTTTTGAACTTCAGGACCATAGCAGTCTCAAACACAAACTCACAAAATGCTGTGAATGAATGCTTCATACCTTGTTCCAGTCAAAGAACAACAGAGAATGCTCCTACACCTGGACAGTTGAATGGCTCTCAAGTTGGGATTCCTAATGATTTAGTGAATCAGCCTTCCTTGAAAATGAATAGAATGTACAAAACAAGAGATCCTCCTCAAGTAGGGATTGTAAATCCTTACATCTCATCAACCCTGGATTCAGTCAGCAATCAGTCAAGCTTAATTAACACTTTGATTGCTAGTGGTTCAACAGTTGTCAATGAGGTAGATGACCAGAGAAGGGGAGATCAATCTGTTGTTTTAAGCAACAACCAAGCAAGACATACACAGCAATTTCTTAATCACCAACCTCTCAGAACAAATTCAGTATCCCAGGCTGAACCAATCAGTCTGCAGGCAATGTTGGAAGGAGTACATGCAACTGTTCCTTCAGTTACTGGCCTGTTTGACAGGCAAAGTAGCTCCACTGTTAGCGAGCCTAAACTTAATGTGACTGCCACTGCACCTCCAGAGCAGCCTGTCAATCCAGTTAGCAATGACATCCCAAATGTTCAAAGTCATGTTATGAATACTGCATCAAGTAACTCTGATTTAAGTCAAACTATTCTTATCCCTGTCAGTGCAGCAGGTCAGCACAGTGGACCCTTGATGTACTCTGCTATATTATGTCCAAGTAATGGCCCAATTAAACTGGTGCCAGTCATGCTAGCCAGTGATCAGAGCATGCCAGTATTTGCTCCTAGTGCGCAGCCTATAGAAGAAGTGGCTGTAATGGGTGCCCAGTCACATTCTCACCAGACCAGCaatttagccacagcaacaaataTAAATCCAGCTCCCAGAGTTGCCATGCAGACTTCACTCCCTAGCAATCTGTCTCAACAATTTCTCCTTAGCCAGGGAAATGACCATCAAAGCAGCTCATCCGCAGTGACATTGAGCCTCAACAATAATCTTCATTTATATCTTAGTCAGTCAGATGTCTTGAAAGCCCAGGTAATGCCCAATACATCAGCGACTCAGATGATACCCCGGACACAAACTGTCCAACTGATGCCCCACACTCAAGCTGTGTCTGCCCATTCCAACAGTGAACAAGCCATTCTACCATCTGGGAACTTAGCTAGTCTTGCTCTGCCTTGGCAGTCACTTGGAACAGTCCATGAGAGCAGTAGGGAGTCCAAGTCTTCTGTCACATACATGTCTGGACCAGAATCTCAACTTGGTACAG AACTTACAGAACAATCAACAATTTCTACAGGGCTGCAAATCCCTAAACAAAAATGGTCCTCTGGCTCTGCCAGTTTTTCCACATTGTCCTTAGGAAGCTCTTCTGAAGAAGAAAGCAAAGTATTCACCAATTCAACCTCTCTTCCCGAAACTTTGAATCAGATTATGAATAGCAGTACATTCAGTTTGATACATGCACCACAAGTGGTAATGAATGCAGAACTAACACCCCATGAATCTCAGCCAATCATCCACAATGGCAAATGGTCCTTGAGTAAACCTGAGATGGGTAGGTTCTCTGAGGATACTCAAGATGCCTATTTAACTCAGAATGTACAATTACATTCTCTAAGATCTGATGTCCCTAAGTTCTCCACCAACAAAGGTGCAAATGTCAGTGAGAGCCAAACTGTGTTACCTATTTCCGTTCAGAATTCTTCATCTTTACTTCAGAATACCACATCTGTTGTACTTGATTCCAATTCTGGTAACTTTCTAATATCTGGAAATCAACAAAGATTTCTAGGATTGAAAAGTGAGTCTACAGTATCACAGACATCTAGTGCATTACCTAGCCAAAATTGTACATTTCTACTAGTACCTGATCAGCCTAACTATCCAACATATCAAATAGCAATGAACCCTGGTGACCTTCTAACTTCTAATGGTGATAAATGCTTTCAGAACATTCTGTCAGGCTCTCTTCAGTCACAAACCTTTGCCCAACAAACTACATCTCAAAGTCCTAAAACTTTGCTTGAACCGAGTGCTGCTTTTTTACCTCTTAGGACTCATGGTCTTGAAACAAAAGTGAGATCCAGAGAGGATACTATACAGCcagatttttataataaaagtacAATAACTCCTCCAAGTACAGTTTCTCATGCTGAAGTACAGTCCAAAGAAAGTGGCAAATCTTCACACCTGCCTTTGTTGCTGAAGAGGCCAAGAAGGACTTCTCACATCTCTGAATCTCAGTTATCACTACAGCCAAATGTGGAAGCCAAATCAACAGATGAGTCCCGGTTCAAATGTACAAACATGTTTTCAAAAGGTTCTACAACCAGCCAGCAATCCACAGATTCAATGTCTAGAGCCAAAGAGCCCAACTTTGTCAAATCCCATTCTACCTCTGTGAATCCTGTCAGTGAAGTAGCATCATTGTATCAACAAAACCCAGCCATCCAAACTGGGCAAACTATCTCAAGCAATACAATTTCTTTGCCCAACCTGACAAACAAACCAGGAGATGTAACAACTATAAGAAATAGAGAAATCATAGATCTAACATTAGATAGTCCACCCCGCACACCCCCATCTATGCATAGCACCTCAGTTGTGCAGGCAGATACTCAGCAACATCAGTTGTGTGACACACTTCAGAAGCCTGCACCAAATGTTGCTGTGAACAACCAACTGTGTGACCCTTCTCATGGGAACGGGGGGATGAATACTGGCACTGCTCTTCTCAGTCACAACATTCTACCTCAGATTTTACACCTTTCACAAGCATCTCAAGATGATGCAAAAGAGTTTGCACAGGAATTAGTGAATGTCCAATTCGTAGTCATAGCTCAGCCAAACAAGTTGCCCGTGACTTTTTCTACTGGAGCTGGGACATGTGCATCACAGGGTCTGTCAGACAAGGCTTTAGCTGATTTGATTAGCTCTTTTGCTTCTCAGGCTAGTGCCAGCACCAGCATGGTTCTTCAGAGTCAAGCACAGACTAGTTCTAGTGCTAATAAGGAAATGAATCTTGAGCTAACTGATTTCaagtcaaaagaaaaagaacaacaaacatTGCTTCCAGAATCTTCGACATATGATTTAAATAGCCAGTTGACAATACAGCCTTCTagaagtgtttcccaaacagaATGGAGTGGCGGGCTAACTACTGCAGTGACTAACAGTAGTACCTTTAAGCCCTCATCCAGTGGATTGTCTTTGTCATTTTCTACCACTCAGCCCATTTCTCCCTCCATGAAATCCCCATCAGTACCAATACCATGTCCCTCCAAACCCCAGCTGGCCTCAGTGGTCATGTTCACACGTGCCACTAATACCCCATCTGGTGCTGTTGGACCCCCTAACATAACTGTGATGTCACCTTCAAGGCTCAGGCTTGAGCCCAGTACCATCTTATCAGCGGTTGTAACAACAAGCCAGTTAAGTGTTACCACTTCATCATTGGTAACAAGCACTGTAACTACTCCCAGAGCACAGGTTAGTATATCTAGATCATCTACAGGGGAACAAGCCAAGCAAGCTTTTGATTCATCTCCCCATTCTTTTGCAAGAAGTTTGCCTTTAAAGATATCTACACATTCTGAACAAACTTCAAACATCAGAACAGCAGATTTGAGTTCAGTACCACCACTAGCCAAGAGAGCTTTGCCAGCTACAAAAAATATGCCAGCTCCAAAACCTAAGAAGAATACTGTGttagaacttttaaaaaacaaagaactaGCAAGAGTAGCAAGTGGTGCTGTTACCACTTCAGCATCACTGTCTGTAGCTGTTAATCAACACACTAATGTGTCTAGTTCAACAGCAACAAACCCTAGTGCAGTACCTTTTCTATTCAAGAATGGCCCTCTGTTAATTAACCAATCTAGCAGTCAAGCTCCATCTTTGACTAGTAACTCCAATATTGCAAACATTACTTTATTACCAGCAAACATTAAGACAGCACTAGAGCCACATCAGCTAGTTATTCGTCCTAATGCTTTACATGAAGCTAAAATTGCACCTCTGGGAATACAAATAATCTCACAAGTTCCGATCCAGCAGCAGACAAGTGGCTGCTCTGAAGGGTCTGTTTTGCCAAAGCTGGCTATAACTCCACAACTGCAAATCTCTGCTGCACAAACAGCCAATGTATCTAAACCATTGTTATCATCAGAGTCAAAGTTAAAAATTATTAGCCAGCCAAGAAGCTCATTATCTTTGCTAGCCAAACCCATAGTATCAGGGGAAAAGCATTTTACTCTAATTAACTCAAAACAAAGCAATGAAACTTCTATCCAGAAAAGCTTTGTTAGGTCAGACTCTAGTGGAATAGACCACAATCTGATTGCTGGTCCCATCATCCCATCCACATCAGTATTGCAGTTTCAGAAACCCAAGCTAAATACATCTTTCAGCTCTTCAGATGCTGTTCATTCCATGGCTACTTCTAATGCTACTTTCAAGCTCAAATTACCATCTCAGCATGTGAATTCAAATGTGAAACAGTTTTCTGAAAGGAAGACTTTGCTATGCACTCAGCAAGACAGTTCACCTAATGCCATATTGTTAAGTTCACAGCCAACAAAAGCCCAGCAATTATCAGAGCCACAGTTGTGTAAATTCTCCTTTGCTCAGCCTGTCCTCACAGCGTCTAACCCAATGCTCTCCAATATGCTCTTCTCTAATCAAGCCACCTTGCCATCACCCAGACTACCAGACTCTTCTCATCATGTGCCTGATGGGTCTGACCATTATGATCAGAAGTCACACAAAGTAAACGTGGTCAATGCCCAGCCAACCATAGCAAGGATGTTGCGAGCTAATGGTCCTCTGGCTACACCTCAACCCACTACTGACATGCCAAGTGGAACACAAAGTTCTAAACTTACTTCCAACTTCTCTcccttttctaaaaatatgtcAAGTTCCACAGCCCATCAGCATGCTTCAAGTCACAATTCCATGGCTGGAGAGTCATCAAAGTCATCTTTCATTCAAAGTCACACTAAACATGAAaaagatcattttaaaaatggaagaattgataaaataatCAATGATATTTACAATAGAGATGAAGATGGGGAGGAAACATTGCATCTTGAAGACAACCAGGCTTATTTCAAGAATTCAAACTCTGCAACACTCCAACTAACTAATATGCAGACTTCAATGGTCCAGGAAACAGCTAATATGTCTAGTAATGAGATGATAGGAGATCTTGAACTGAGGCAAATCAATCCTAATatgatagaaaaacaaacaccCTCATTGTCTGCAAATGCCTCACAAACTTGGAAGAGTCCCAAGAAAGTGAAAGTTAGAAAGCTCATTCCTAAAATCAATAAGAAGTGTGTTCAATTTTCTGATCAGCTGACAAAACCATCAACTCTATCCTCTTCTGACTATTCTCACTCAACACTGGATAAACAAAGCCAATCATCTAGTGTCTATCCTAAAAGTTTTTCATCACTAGAAAGGGACTTAATCCATAATAGTCCATCCCACCATCAAGCTCACCAGGAAAAGAATCCTTCTGAAAGCAGACTTCAAGAACTTTTGTCCCATGACAACCAACAGGCAGACTCTGCCTCACAGCCAAGGCCCAGTCTTGCTGGCCATCAGAATGTGTACAATGACAAGGCAAACCAAGTTAGGAGCCATTTGGTTCCAGAAAGATGTTCAGGCTATGAGAATTACCTCCATGTCTTCAAGCAGCACTCCTCTGAGCCCACAGAAAAAATAGCTGTTAATACGGCTAGTAGTTTACCACTTACAACTGATGTCTCAGTACTGTCCAAATCAAGCATGCAAAACAGTTCTTCCCCCTCAAGTTCTGACAGAGACCAGCAGTTGCCTCAGAAGGTGTATGTCATGCCACAAGATCAACATCAGTCATTAGATCAAACTCAGTTTGTCCATAGTTCTTTTAATATTCTTTCAGACAAAGGCTACTTTAAGCTCAATAATACCAGAAAGGCTGCTGCTCTGAATGCCTCAAACCCATGTCTAATGGAAGATAATATCATGAAAAATGTCAGATCTTTTGAAGGCAATGCAACCTTGACACTTCAGCCCAACTGCTGGACCAAAAGATCAGAGAATGTTCAGTTCCTGTCGGATCCACACCCAGTCCAGCAAGTCTCAAGTCTTCCAGCAGAGGAAAATGTTTTAGCTCACAGTTATCAACTAGCCCAACAAATGAGTCAAGGCAGTGCTTCCTTCTCTAAAGATAATAATCCAAGCATTGAGACAGACAGTCCTGAAGGATTAACTAAGCCAGAGTATGCACATCAGTTTAAAGCTGAGAGGCCTGCATATTTCCATAGAAAGGTGGAGCATCACAGAGTGCCCTCCTCACCTAGTGAGCTATTACACCTGCCCTCCAATATTTTCTCTGATTCTTTTGTAGAAGGTCACTTAATGGAGCCTATAGTTGCAGAGTCCTCCATGGTTCTACAGTCTATAAGCACTGTGAACAAGGACATCAGTGAGAAGAAGCACGAGAACAAACAGTTGAGAAAAAAGATtgcaaaaatcaaacaaaagctGCAGAAATCTGTTTCTGACAGCAACCAAATGGCATCCTCTACTGGAGATGTACTTAATGAGAAGAAGCTTCCACCAGATGTTCACTATCAACAGAAAGGGGAGTCACTGAAGAAGCAACCACCAGCAGGAAATGTCAATGTAAAGCAGTCACCAGAATACTCCAGGCATCTGCAAATAAGAGGAAAGGATCATGTACATGCTTTTCAAGGAGGCGTCCCATTAGAATCTGAAACATTGTTTTCAGAGGATAGCTTTGCTGGAGGATTTACGCTAGAATCGAAAGCGAGTCATTTTTTTGACAGGCAAGAATCCCCTGAGCTGTGCATGAAAGATAAAGATCCTCTAGTCTCCTCCTCTAGTCTGAGCAGACCATCTAGTCAATTGGAAATGGAACTAGTCCAGTATGATGCCCATGCCAGACAAAGGTATCCTTCCTCTGAAAATAAATCCACTCCCTTCAGGGGCATAATGGAGTCAGACAGTTTGTTGCCCTTGACAGAGAGGCACAGGAACCCATCCTATTCCCAGAGGtcttcagatctagatcttttcaaTGACATAACATATCGACAAAGAAATCCATCATCTTCCTCAATGAAGTCACCATATGCTGATTTTGATTTTTTCAGCACTGAGTTTGGAATCCGAAGCAGACACCCATCTACTTCCTACATGACAGAGTCATTCACAGCAATCAGAAGCAGGAATCCATCTGGCTCCTCCAATCGTAGGAGTCGGCCAGGAAGCAGCAGCTCAGACAGGGATTTTACAGCAATTGATGACTGGGTGGTGGCTTTCAACGATATTGCTCGGACCAGGAGCCGTAACAGCAGTGGGGAGTCACTGGAGCCCACTGTTGAGCCAATGGACCACCACACTATGCAGCTATATGGCCCACAAGGCAAACACTGA